From Erwinia sp. HDF1-3R, one genomic window encodes:
- a CDS encoding MotA/TolQ/ExbB proton channel family protein — MKKLTSLILLQFFIALIVFVAVFLFKKEMIDLIEHNKVINGVIVSILIIICVYLIMDAVMMIRRSILWQGFVNGRYSESIVFGRNYEGMASNNNNLLKSWEHKIKEKEKTLDFFSGTLICLGLLGTFIGLMHTMGSVFEVLGANVSGKELVSKLGIPLAGMSTAFSASMLGLVSSIIVGTAALIAGKISSEFASQVNEWAIKNSRESTSIRKMKKSILSADANEVLLQLEMIENEISENKRIMQSLINISVGIHEENIKQTDHLKFITINNTDQTQMEEMRNISLRVETKIDNIKSIMKRMFKKEIANRNSLSDKARFLKAELLGIKEIAQENTYALHDNNHTQQVIVNSTIACLRELNETKIAIIKNYKESD; from the coding sequence GTGAAAAAATTAACATCCTTAATATTACTGCAGTTTTTTATTGCACTGATTGTGTTTGTAGCTGTATTTCTATTTAAAAAAGAAATGATTGATTTGATTGAACACAATAAGGTCATTAATGGAGTGATAGTATCAATATTAATCATTATATGTGTATATTTGATTATGGATGCCGTGATGATGATCCGTAGAAGTATCTTATGGCAAGGGTTCGTTAATGGAAGATATAGTGAATCCATTGTTTTCGGGAGAAATTATGAAGGTATGGCGAGTAATAACAATAACCTTTTAAAAAGCTGGGAGCATAAAATTAAGGAAAAAGAAAAAACACTAGATTTCTTTTCAGGGACGTTAATCTGCTTAGGTTTGCTCGGAACGTTTATTGGCCTGATGCACACTATGGGATCGGTATTTGAAGTACTGGGAGCCAATGTTTCAGGAAAAGAATTAGTATCTAAGTTGGGAATACCGCTGGCTGGTATGTCAACAGCATTTTCGGCATCAATGTTGGGGCTGGTTTCATCTATTATTGTTGGTACTGCTGCCTTGATCGCAGGGAAAATAAGTTCAGAATTCGCTTCTCAGGTTAATGAATGGGCGATAAAAAACTCCAGAGAATCAACTTCAATCAGAAAGATGAAGAAAAGTATACTTAGTGCTGATGCTAATGAGGTTTTGCTGCAGTTAGAGATGATCGAGAATGAAATATCAGAAAACAAAAGGATTATGCAGTCACTGATCAATATTTCCGTTGGAATTCATGAGGAGAATATAAAACAAACTGATCATCTAAAATTTATTACTATTAACAATACAGACCAGACCCAGATGGAAGAGATGAGAAACATTTCGCTAAGGGTTGAAACTAAAATAGATAATATCAAAAGCATTATGAAAAGAATGTTTAAGAAAGAGATTGCAAATAGAAATTCCTTATCTGATAAAGCAAGGTTCTTGAAAGCAGAATTGTTAGGGATAAAAGAGATAGCACAAGAAAACACTTATGCTCTGCATGATAACAATCATACTCAGCAAGTTATCGTGAATTCGACTATAGCATGTCTTCGTGAGCTTAATGAAACAAAGATAGCTATAATAAAAAATTATAAAGAAAGTGACTAA
- a CDS encoding TolC family protein, translated as MKKKLCLFLFFCPFFCKALSLTDTIKYGLDYSIQLKISNAKKEKAEAILGEAYSSYWPQVSLVGKSKDEVKFAGSNYYRGDDESAMLTVATQYTLIDLARGEKVKAAKYNQDEEEWDRRAKIEKAKFDITKSYLDIWKKKNEENVLESDYSSLSSLVNKVHARVDAGMSQESDMLRAKVAADETRNKLDNVRKELGNAEIQLSSLTGLALSKNDVYDVSNINITNIKITKRDIIKYSPALKVLSTRVEQKRIEYNAIKKDDYPKVNAIANYKEHFRNVVSPDMQFFVQVSMPLFNGFNSTNKRKAAISELEINKLTLSMAEKDLVKNYETLLNSFDRERKAWEMLKTNAVNSKKVKEQFYNEFPLGIKGIEDLITAERSETDAELRLIDSQYNIYLYYLAIFHLNGNTDEAILNIGSSNVS; from the coding sequence ATGAAAAAAAAATTATGTTTGTTCTTGTTTTTTTGCCCTTTTTTTTGCAAAGCGTTGAGCCTTACGGACACCATAAAGTATGGTCTCGATTATAGTATCCAACTTAAAATAAGTAACGCAAAGAAAGAGAAGGCAGAAGCTATATTAGGTGAGGCATATTCCTCGTACTGGCCTCAGGTTAGCCTGGTTGGCAAATCGAAAGATGAAGTGAAATTTGCAGGTTCTAATTATTACAGAGGTGATGATGAATCAGCAATGTTGACTGTTGCTACACAGTATACGCTTATTGATCTAGCGAGGGGAGAGAAAGTAAAAGCGGCAAAATATAATCAGGATGAAGAAGAGTGGGATAGAAGGGCGAAAATAGAAAAAGCAAAGTTTGATATTACTAAATCATATTTGGATATATGGAAGAAAAAAAATGAAGAAAATGTATTAGAATCAGATTACAGTTCGTTATCTTCCTTGGTCAATAAAGTTCACGCCCGTGTTGATGCAGGGATGTCCCAAGAATCAGATATGCTAAGAGCAAAGGTGGCTGCTGATGAAACGAGAAATAAGTTAGATAATGTCAGAAAAGAACTGGGTAATGCTGAAATACAATTATCCTCCCTTACTGGTTTAGCTTTATCAAAAAACGATGTTTACGATGTCAGTAACATAAACATCACAAATATTAAAATTACAAAAAGGGATATAATTAAATATAGTCCAGCACTGAAAGTGTTGTCCACAAGGGTAGAACAGAAGAGGATAGAGTACAATGCAATAAAAAAAGATGATTACCCTAAAGTGAATGCTATTGCCAATTATAAAGAACATTTTAGAAATGTTGTATCACCTGATATGCAATTTTTTGTACAAGTAAGTATGCCTTTATTCAATGGATTCAATAGCACAAATAAGAGGAAAGCAGCGATTTCAGAGTTGGAGATTAATAAGCTTACATTAAGCATGGCAGAAAAAGACCTGGTCAAAAATTATGAAACACTCCTAAACTCATTTGATAGAGAGAGAAAAGCATGGGAGATGTTGAAAACAAATGCCGTCAATTCAAAAAAAGTCAAAGAGCAATTTTATAATGAGTTTCCACTAGGAATCAAAGGCATCGAGGATTTAATCACGGCCGAAAGATCGGAGACTGATGCAGAGTTAAGATTGATCGATTCTCAATATAATATTTATCTTTATTATTTGGCTATTTTTCATTTGAATGGAAATACTGACGAAGCCATCCTCAATATAGGAAGTAGTAATGTCAGCTAA
- a CDS encoding HlyD family type I secretion periplasmic adaptor subunit: MRVKYLISSYFVKLILPFLLLLALFLLKVDITVHAQGFLQIKNKNIQIDHPGGGRIESLYITEGQKVKKGELLAVVDNSYISESYDKSRVLLETLKLRKARITSEIEGKPFPISESYDPKLYAQEYSSYLTNLKEIEESVNLNIAIEKQKKAELNAKKIRIQGLEKQLEIEGRQIKMVSSLVKIKAAAEANLLEKISLNQRTKNDYNLEKSELKVVESEVEKAIINTKKIKSEFLSVKQKELENINDKLSDAKSDFSGANVRKTQEKIFSPVSGIIQKLVKNHKGSVIPQGGEIMEIAPTDIPLVAVVRLDPKDRINIWSGMQSKIEVGGFNNHRGSFNGIVNMISEDSFSSDNSQRYYQVEISLEDKKGKSLYPGMAIDAYIKTGKRSVAEYILWPVIKQEKYVFSE, from the coding sequence ATGAGGGTTAAATATTTAATATCCAGTTATTTTGTTAAGTTAATATTACCTTTTTTGCTATTGCTTGCATTGTTTTTACTAAAAGTTGATATTACAGTGCATGCACAAGGTTTTTTGCAAATAAAAAACAAGAATATACAAATTGACCATCCGGGGGGGGGGAGAATAGAAAGCCTGTATATAACTGAAGGGCAAAAAGTAAAAAAAGGTGAATTATTAGCAGTTGTAGACAATAGTTACATTTCAGAAAGTTATGACAAATCAAGAGTATTGCTTGAAACACTTAAATTAAGAAAGGCCAGGATAACAAGTGAAATTGAGGGGAAACCATTTCCAATAAGTGAAAGTTATGACCCAAAATTGTATGCGCAGGAATATTCGAGTTATCTCACTAACTTGAAAGAAATTGAAGAATCTGTAAATCTCAATATAGCTATCGAAAAACAAAAAAAGGCCGAGCTTAATGCAAAAAAAATCAGAATACAAGGTTTAGAGAAACAGCTGGAAATTGAAGGTAGACAGATAAAAATGGTTTCTTCATTAGTGAAAATCAAGGCGGCAGCAGAAGCAAATCTTTTAGAGAAAATTTCGTTAAACCAGAGAACAAAAAATGATTATAATCTGGAAAAGTCTGAGTTAAAAGTGGTTGAGTCCGAAGTTGAAAAGGCAATTATCAACACTAAAAAGATAAAAAGTGAATTTTTAAGTGTGAAACAGAAGGAGCTTGAGAATATCAATGACAAGTTATCTGATGCTAAATCTGATTTTTCTGGAGCAAATGTCAGGAAAACTCAAGAAAAAATATTCAGCCCCGTAAGCGGGATCATTCAAAAGTTAGTTAAAAACCATAAAGGTAGCGTAATTCCTCAAGGTGGAGAAATTATGGAAATAGCACCTACAGATATTCCCTTGGTTGCAGTTGTGCGTTTAGATCCTAAAGATAGGATAAATATTTGGTCTGGGATGCAATCGAAAATTGAAGTGGGTGGCTTCAATAACCATAGAGGGTCGTTTAATGGAATAGTAAACATGATTAGCGAAGATTCTTTTTCCTCAGATAATAGTCAGCGATATTATCAGGTTGAAATTAGTCTTGAAGATAAAAAAGGTAAGAGTTTATATCCAGGGATGGCCATTGATGCTTACATAAAAACTGGCAAAAGAAGTGTCGCAGAATATATTCTTTGGCCTGTGATAAAGCAAGAAAAATACGTTTTTTCTGAATAG
- a CDS encoding ATP-binding cassette domain-containing protein → MNPKVSDDSFLSFICAVNGILSHHDKKLPVYSIGFVYEIYNKNNQYEDCLEYIERLTDGVFFKIDSSCDTGVSRSQSIVLYRKGNRWSVTDDKMNLIDCDEMKGFFSTREKRSLNLLELMVFWLRKRAGLIEFFSLSFCLSLLSLSIPLYMNAVYGRIIPASAENSLWTLSIIMLLSFSFEIVLKKKRIRLVSNMVSSFSLFREPSILNSFMTPISSGKDDWQDLRKKGIDNLIKFRLGLWVLLSSGYIDAIFLLTHIVAIAVIAKWLALVPLAVFFLQIIATFYIDKMSPDDSDFKNDANSGLPTELIDNYKLNGLMDYFPALYSQKVQSSNSAEAIKLAKKNNSSSVFSFLTSLQTVAIVLTAFYLISNHIISSSAMFATIILSGKITQSTSMLLGFLPFHRELSKSIKEINELTEKSNDFKSTVIRDPSKWSLKNVTTLSRYNHDLNVFNSINLEFSPGEKIAIIGPPGCGKTTLSHILCGIYQPEKGEVFLPDGLNQENGKGSSFYFPQRGFVFYRNLHDSIFSSNVTSDSLIKELQTLDFLSWLPEYYPDGIFSTPIKKLSEDKLQMLEMARLHFSDKKYFILDEPSAHVDTGTEQKLSNILRNKLKDDTTMILFTRSKNLLEFADRVVYLNQFNIVFDGKKEDFLKIAS, encoded by the coding sequence ATGAATCCTAAAGTAAGTGATGATTCCTTCTTATCTTTCATTTGTGCTGTTAATGGTATTTTGTCCCACCATGATAAAAAATTACCAGTCTATTCAATCGGCTTTGTCTATGAAATTTACAATAAAAACAATCAATATGAAGATTGTTTAGAATATATAGAAAGATTAACCGATGGTGTTTTTTTCAAAATAGATTCGTCCTGTGATACTGGTGTTTCCCGCTCGCAGAGTATTGTTTTATACAGGAAAGGAAACAGGTGGTCGGTGACGGACGATAAAATGAATTTAATCGATTGTGATGAGATGAAGGGATTCTTTAGTACCAGAGAGAAAAGGAGTTTAAATTTATTAGAGTTAATGGTTTTCTGGCTGAGAAAACGGGCGGGTCTCATTGAATTTTTCTCACTTTCATTTTGTCTTAGTCTGTTGTCATTGAGCATTCCACTGTACATGAATGCGGTTTATGGCAGGATAATACCAGCCTCTGCAGAAAATTCATTGTGGACGCTATCGATAATCATGTTACTTTCCTTTTCTTTCGAAATTGTTTTAAAAAAGAAACGAATCCGGTTAGTTTCTAATATGGTGTCATCTTTTAGTTTATTCAGGGAGCCTTCAATACTTAATTCATTTATGACGCCAATTTCTTCAGGAAAAGATGATTGGCAGGATTTGAGAAAAAAAGGAATTGATAATCTAATCAAGTTTCGTCTGGGGCTTTGGGTTTTATTATCTTCAGGTTACATTGATGCTATTTTCCTTTTAACACATATTGTGGCTATAGCCGTTATCGCTAAATGGCTTGCATTAGTCCCTTTGGCCGTTTTCTTTCTACAGATAATCGCTACGTTTTACATTGATAAAATGTCTCCTGATGATTCTGATTTTAAGAATGACGCAAATTCCGGCCTCCCTACTGAACTTATCGATAATTACAAGCTCAACGGTTTGATGGATTATTTTCCGGCATTATATTCACAAAAGGTGCAGTCGTCCAACAGTGCTGAGGCAATTAAGTTGGCTAAGAAAAATAATAGTTCTTCAGTTTTTTCATTCCTAACGTCTCTTCAAACGGTCGCTATTGTTCTAACTGCTTTCTATCTGATTTCAAATCATATTATTTCCTCCTCAGCGATGTTTGCTACAATAATTTTGTCTGGGAAAATAACCCAGTCAACTTCAATGCTGCTTGGATTTTTACCCTTCCACCGAGAACTGTCAAAGAGCATAAAGGAAATCAATGAACTAACTGAAAAATCCAATGATTTCAAATCTACGGTTATCAGAGATCCATCAAAGTGGAGTTTAAAAAATGTAACGACCTTATCCCGCTATAATCATGATTTGAACGTTTTTAATTCAATCAATCTCGAGTTTTCTCCGGGTGAAAAAATTGCCATCATTGGTCCCCCGGGTTGTGGAAAAACTACACTATCACATATTCTTTGTGGTATTTATCAACCTGAGAAAGGTGAGGTTTTTTTACCCGATGGTCTCAATCAAGAAAATGGAAAAGGAAGTTCGTTCTATTTTCCTCAACGTGGTTTTGTGTTTTATCGGAATTTACATGATTCTATTTTTAGTTCTAATGTTACGAGTGATTCTTTGATAAAGGAATTACAGACACTGGATTTTTTATCATGGCTTCCTGAATATTATCCTGATGGGATTTTTTCAACCCCTATAAAAAAATTATCTGAAGATAAATTACAAATGTTAGAAATGGCAAGGTTGCATTTCTCTGACAAAAAATACTTCATTCTTGATGAACCCTCAGCTCATGTTGACACTGGGACAGAACAGAAACTTTCAAACATTCTTAGGAATAAATTAAAGGATGACACAACAATGATTTTATTCACACGCAGTAAAAATTTACTTGAATTTGCTGATAGAGTTGTTTATCTCAATCAATTTAATATAGTATTTGATGGGAAAAAAGAAGATTTTCTTAAAATAGCATCATAA
- a CDS encoding helix-turn-helix domain-containing protein, with protein sequence MLSTTLHISLAEHRLAQRLAQLRLERNWSLEALADLTGISRASLSRIERAETSPTASLLNRLCIAWGLTLSRLLSGVDEEGPVHLRPAAQNVWCDRQSGFERRSVSPPATGFLGELVEARLKAGALINYDAPPVAGIEQHLWILDGVLLFNMNDRQWRLEAGDSLRFHLSGRSSFHAPEAEGAHYALVVCRA encoded by the coding sequence ATGTTATCAACAACGCTGCACATTTCACTCGCTGAACATCGTCTTGCTCAACGCCTGGCTCAGCTTCGTCTGGAGAGGAACTGGTCGCTGGAGGCACTGGCCGATCTGACAGGCATTAGCCGCGCATCACTTTCCAGGATCGAACGCGCGGAAACCAGCCCGACCGCCTCGCTGCTTAACCGACTGTGCATCGCCTGGGGTTTAACCCTGTCGCGGTTGCTGAGCGGCGTTGATGAGGAGGGGCCTGTGCATCTGCGTCCGGCGGCGCAAAACGTCTGGTGCGATCGCCAGAGCGGCTTTGAAAGACGTAGCGTTTCGCCTCCCGCAACAGGCTTTCTGGGCGAGCTGGTGGAAGCACGGCTTAAGGCGGGTGCACTGATCAACTACGATGCCCCGCCAGTCGCCGGAATCGAGCAGCATCTCTGGATACTTGACGGCGTGCTGTTATTCAACATGAACGATCGGCAGTGGCGACTGGAAGCGGGGGACTCTCTGCGGTTTCATCTCTCCGGGCGCTCTTCGTTTCACGCACCCGAAGCAGAAGGGGCACACTACGCGCTGGTCGTCTGCCGTGCTTAA
- a CDS encoding GNAT family N-acetyltransferase translates to MTLSWDLLTADLACAEQAELCNVLSACVAQGASVGFVSLDPEPMRHFWHGVIASLKSGDRQLMVARLDGRIVATVILVLGMMPNGAHRAEIAKLLVHPEARRRGIARQLLSRAEQLARQAGRTLLVLDTRSGDVAEQLYLTQGWKISGQIPGYALSTDGEPEATTVMYKCL, encoded by the coding sequence ATGACGCTTTCCTGGGATTTGCTTACTGCCGATCTGGCCTGCGCTGAGCAGGCTGAACTGTGTAATGTGCTGAGCGCCTGCGTAGCGCAGGGTGCCAGCGTGGGCTTTGTCAGTCTGGATCCTGAACCCATGCGCCATTTCTGGCACGGGGTCATCGCCAGCCTGAAAAGCGGCGATCGCCAGCTGATGGTTGCGCGCCTTGACGGCAGGATAGTTGCGACGGTTATCCTGGTGTTGGGCATGATGCCCAATGGCGCACACCGCGCTGAAATCGCTAAGCTGCTGGTGCATCCGGAGGCCAGGCGGCGCGGCATCGCCCGTCAGCTGCTGTCCCGTGCCGAGCAGCTTGCCCGGCAGGCAGGCAGAACGCTGCTGGTGCTGGATACGCGCAGCGGCGATGTGGCAGAACAGCTTTATCTGACGCAGGGCTGGAAAATAAGCGGACAGATCCCGGGGTATGCGCTTTCCACCGACGGCGAGCCCGAGGCCACGACCGTTATGTATAAATGCCTTTAA
- a CDS encoding ShlB/FhaC/HecB family hemolysin secretion/activation protein: MAAPESEAIIHQQERQRALEQQLQPATPDVRLSPPASGSSRLHFPDETPCFPLQQILLKGTEDFPHWLPLQRLANQASGRCLGAQGINLLMSALQNLLIDRGYVTSRVLAPAQDLTQGSLTLQLFAGKASAVSLTPQSGRYVNLWTALPTRAGTLFDLRDVEQGLENLQRLPTVTAEMSLSPGAKPGESDVSIDWHQRKMWRLGASLDDAGATGTGRIQGGVTFYLDNPLSLSDLFYVSASHDLARGGDKNSKNLTGHYSVPFGYWLLGMTASKYRYLQTVAGRYADVRYSGVSQSLNGQLSRVLHRTGSQKTTLSWDLLSRQTRSYLDDTEIGVQRSHTSAWRLGLQHRHYIGAATLDAGVSYQRGTRWFGAIPAPSEAWGEGTALAKILQLNGQFSVPFTLSAQRFSFTSQYLRQMSSTSLTPQDRFSIGSRWTVRGFDGERSLSADSGWTVRNDIGWATPVPAQQLYLAVDYGETGSRGSDLLGRHLAGGAVGLRGSALNTGYDLFAGVPLAKPAGYHTSGASFGFNLNWNY, from the coding sequence ATCGCCGCGCCTGAATCTGAAGCCATTATTCACCAGCAGGAGCGGCAGAGGGCGCTTGAACAACAGCTTCAGCCCGCTACGCCTGACGTACGTCTTTCGCCACCCGCTTCGGGCAGCTCCAGGCTGCACTTTCCTGATGAGACTCCCTGCTTCCCACTCCAGCAGATCCTGCTAAAGGGGACAGAGGACTTTCCCCACTGGCTCCCGCTCCAGCGCCTGGCAAATCAGGCCAGCGGCCGCTGTCTCGGCGCGCAGGGCATCAACCTGCTAATGAGCGCCCTGCAAAATTTGCTTATCGATCGCGGCTATGTCACCAGCCGGGTGCTTGCACCCGCGCAGGATCTGACTCAGGGTTCGCTCACCCTCCAGCTGTTTGCCGGCAAAGCCAGTGCCGTCAGCCTGACGCCGCAAAGCGGGCGCTACGTTAACCTGTGGACCGCGCTGCCGACGCGCGCGGGAACGCTGTTCGATTTGCGCGACGTCGAGCAGGGACTGGAAAATCTCCAGCGGCTTCCCACGGTGACGGCAGAGATGTCGCTGTCACCCGGCGCTAAACCCGGCGAGAGCGACGTCAGCATAGACTGGCATCAGCGCAAAATGTGGCGGCTGGGCGCCTCTCTTGATGATGCGGGCGCTACCGGCACCGGACGCATCCAGGGAGGAGTGACCTTCTATCTGGACAATCCGCTGTCGCTCAGCGATCTGTTCTATGTATCGGCCAGCCACGACCTGGCGCGCGGCGGCGATAAGAACAGTAAAAATCTGACCGGCCACTACTCCGTGCCGTTTGGCTACTGGCTGCTTGGGATGACCGCCAGCAAATACCGCTATCTTCAGACGGTGGCAGGACGCTACGCCGATGTGCGCTACAGCGGGGTTAGCCAGAGCCTGAACGGCCAGCTCAGCCGCGTTCTGCACCGCACCGGCAGCCAGAAAACCACCCTCAGCTGGGATCTGCTCTCCCGCCAGACGCGCAGCTACCTTGATGACACCGAAATCGGCGTCCAGCGCAGCCATACCTCCGCGTGGCGACTGGGTTTGCAGCATCGACACTATATCGGTGCCGCGACGCTCGATGCGGGCGTCAGCTATCAGCGAGGAACGCGCTGGTTTGGCGCCATCCCGGCACCTTCCGAAGCCTGGGGAGAAGGTACTGCGCTGGCGAAAATTCTTCAGCTAAACGGCCAGTTTTCCGTGCCTTTTACGCTATCCGCGCAGCGCTTCAGCTTTACCAGCCAGTATCTGCGCCAGATGAGCAGCACGTCACTGACCCCGCAGGACCGCTTCTCTATTGGCAGCCGCTGGACGGTACGGGGTTTTGACGGTGAACGCTCGCTAAGCGCCGACAGCGGCTGGACGGTACGTAACGATATTGGCTGGGCAACGCCCGTCCCGGCGCAGCAGCTCTATCTGGCGGTGGACTACGGTGAAACCGGCAGCCGGGGCAGCGATCTGCTGGGCCGACATCTGGCCGGTGGCGCCGTCGGGCTGCGCGGTAGCGCCCTGAATACCGGCTATGACCTCTTTGCCGGGGTGCCGCTGGCAAAACCCGCGGGATACCACACCAGCGGCGCAAGCTTCGGCTTCAACCTGAACTGGAATTACTGA